A stretch of the Vidua chalybeata isolate OUT-0048 chromosome 19, bVidCha1 merged haplotype, whole genome shotgun sequence genome encodes the following:
- the PRPSAP1 gene encoding phosphoribosyl pyrophosphate synthase-associated protein 1 isoform X1, which translates to MAKNRPTVTPGERRQSSRQPPPAQFLHIIPSKARMGTGRCPRSPHVGLNSVLIPFLHLSKHERSEVGAWRNGGTARAPRGLHDSLAMNAARSGYRVFSANSTAASTELAKKITERLGAELGKSVVYQETNGETRVEIKESVRGQDIFIIQTIPRDVNTAVMELLIMAYALKTSCARNIIGVIPYFPYSKQSKMRKRGSIVCKLLASMLAKAGLTHIITMDLHQKEIQGFFSFPVDNLRASPFLLQYIQEEIPDYRNAVIVAKSPGAAKRAQSYAERLRLGLAVIHGEAQCTEQDMDDGRHSPPMLKNATVHPGLELPLMMAKEKPPITVVGDVGGRIAIIVDDIIDDVESFVAAAEILKERGAYKIFVMATHGLLSADAPRLIEESSIDEVVVTNTVPHEVQKLQCPKIKTVDISLILSEAIRRIHNGESMAYLFRNITVDD; encoded by the exons ATGGCAAAGAACAGACCCACGGTCACGCCGGGAGAGCGGAGGCAGAGCAGCCGGCAGCCACCCCCGGCCCAGTTCCTGCACATCATTCCCAGCAAGGCACGCATGGGCACTGGCAGGTGCCCCCGGAGCCCCCACGTTGGACTGAACAGCGTTTTAATACCATTTCTGCATCTCTCCAAGCACGAAAGGAGTGAGGTGGGGGCCTGGAGAAATGGAGGCACGGCGAGGG CTCCACGGGGGTTGCATGACTCTTTAGCGATGAACGCGGCCAGAAGTGGCTACCGGGTCTTCTCGGCCAACTCTACCGCAGCCTCCACCGAGCTGGCGAAGAAGATCACGGA GCGTCTCGGTGCTGAGCTGGGGAAATCTGTGGTATACCAGGAAACCAATGGAG AAACAAGAGTTGAAATAAAAGAGTCTGTCCGTGGACAGGATATCTTCATCATACAGACAATCCCCAG AGATGTGAATACTGCTGTTATGGAGCTGCTGATCATGGCCTATGCACTGAAGACTTCCTGTGCCAGGAACATCATTGGGGTCATCCCCTACTTTCCCTAcagcaaacagagcaaaatGAGGAAGAGGGGCTCCATAGTCTGCAAGCTGCTGGCTTCAATGCTTGCCAAGGCAG GTTTAACACACATTATCACTATGGACCTTCATCAAAAGGAAATCCAAGGCTTCTTCAGCTTTCCAGTAGACAACCTGAGAGCATCCCCTTTTTTGCTTCAGTATATACAGGAAGAA ATTCCAGATTACAGAAATGCAGTTATTGTAGCCAAATCTCCTGGTGCTGCTAAAAG GGCTCAGTCTTACGCTGAGAGGCTGcggctggggctggcagtgatCCATGGAGAGGCTCAGTGCACGGAGCAGGACATGGATGACGGGCGTCACTCGCCTCCCATGCTCAAAAATGCAACTGTGCATCCTGGCTTGGAGCTGCCAT TGATGATGGCCAAGGAGAAACCGCCAATAACTGTGGTTGGAGACGTTGGAGGAAGGATTGCCATCATTGTG GATGACATCATCGATGACGTGGAAAGCTTTGTAGCTGCTGCAGAGATCCTGAAAGAGCGTGGAGCCTACAAGATTTTTGTGATGGCTACTCATGGGCTCCTGTCAGCAGATGCCCCTCGTCTCATAGAGGAATCCTCCATTGATGAG GTGGTAGTGACCAACACTGTTCCTCACGAGGTGCAGAAGCTGCAGTGCCCCAAGATAAAGACTGTGGATATCAGTTTGATCCTCTCGGAAGCCATCCGGCGAATCCACAACGGCGAGTCCATGGCCTATCTCTTCCGCAACATCACTGTCGATGACTAG
- the PRPSAP1 gene encoding phosphoribosyl pyrophosphate synthase-associated protein 1 isoform X2, which yields MNAARSGYRVFSANSTAASTELAKKITERLGAELGKSVVYQETNGETRVEIKESVRGQDIFIIQTIPRDVNTAVMELLIMAYALKTSCARNIIGVIPYFPYSKQSKMRKRGSIVCKLLASMLAKAGLTHIITMDLHQKEIQGFFSFPVDNLRASPFLLQYIQEEIPDYRNAVIVAKSPGAAKRAQSYAERLRLGLAVIHGEAQCTEQDMDDGRHSPPMLKNATVHPGLELPLMMAKEKPPITVVGDVGGRIAIIVDDIIDDVESFVAAAEILKERGAYKIFVMATHGLLSADAPRLIEESSIDEVVVTNTVPHEVQKLQCPKIKTVDISLILSEAIRRIHNGESMAYLFRNITVDD from the exons ATGAACGCGGCCAGAAGTGGCTACCGGGTCTTCTCGGCCAACTCTACCGCAGCCTCCACCGAGCTGGCGAAGAAGATCACGGA GCGTCTCGGTGCTGAGCTGGGGAAATCTGTGGTATACCAGGAAACCAATGGAG AAACAAGAGTTGAAATAAAAGAGTCTGTCCGTGGACAGGATATCTTCATCATACAGACAATCCCCAG AGATGTGAATACTGCTGTTATGGAGCTGCTGATCATGGCCTATGCACTGAAGACTTCCTGTGCCAGGAACATCATTGGGGTCATCCCCTACTTTCCCTAcagcaaacagagcaaaatGAGGAAGAGGGGCTCCATAGTCTGCAAGCTGCTGGCTTCAATGCTTGCCAAGGCAG GTTTAACACACATTATCACTATGGACCTTCATCAAAAGGAAATCCAAGGCTTCTTCAGCTTTCCAGTAGACAACCTGAGAGCATCCCCTTTTTTGCTTCAGTATATACAGGAAGAA ATTCCAGATTACAGAAATGCAGTTATTGTAGCCAAATCTCCTGGTGCTGCTAAAAG GGCTCAGTCTTACGCTGAGAGGCTGcggctggggctggcagtgatCCATGGAGAGGCTCAGTGCACGGAGCAGGACATGGATGACGGGCGTCACTCGCCTCCCATGCTCAAAAATGCAACTGTGCATCCTGGCTTGGAGCTGCCAT TGATGATGGCCAAGGAGAAACCGCCAATAACTGTGGTTGGAGACGTTGGAGGAAGGATTGCCATCATTGTG GATGACATCATCGATGACGTGGAAAGCTTTGTAGCTGCTGCAGAGATCCTGAAAGAGCGTGGAGCCTACAAGATTTTTGTGATGGCTACTCATGGGCTCCTGTCAGCAGATGCCCCTCGTCTCATAGAGGAATCCTCCATTGATGAG GTGGTAGTGACCAACACTGTTCCTCACGAGGTGCAGAAGCTGCAGTGCCCCAAGATAAAGACTGTGGATATCAGTTTGATCCTCTCGGAAGCCATCCGGCGAATCCACAACGGCGAGTCCATGGCCTATCTCTTCCGCAACATCACTGTCGATGACTAG
- the PRPSAP1 gene encoding phosphoribosyl pyrophosphate synthase-associated protein 1 isoform X3, with translation MWDVILSHCQLWMRLGAELGKSVVYQETNGETRVEIKESVRGQDIFIIQTIPRDVNTAVMELLIMAYALKTSCARNIIGVIPYFPYSKQSKMRKRGSIVCKLLASMLAKAGLTHIITMDLHQKEIQGFFSFPVDNLRASPFLLQYIQEEIPDYRNAVIVAKSPGAAKRAQSYAERLRLGLAVIHGEAQCTEQDMDDGRHSPPMLKNATVHPGLELPLMMAKEKPPITVVGDVGGRIAIIVDDIIDDVESFVAAAEILKERGAYKIFVMATHGLLSADAPRLIEESSIDEVVVTNTVPHEVQKLQCPKIKTVDISLILSEAIRRIHNGESMAYLFRNITVDD, from the exons ATGTGGGATGTGATACTGTCTCACTGCCAACTGTGGAT GCGTCTCGGTGCTGAGCTGGGGAAATCTGTGGTATACCAGGAAACCAATGGAG AAACAAGAGTTGAAATAAAAGAGTCTGTCCGTGGACAGGATATCTTCATCATACAGACAATCCCCAG AGATGTGAATACTGCTGTTATGGAGCTGCTGATCATGGCCTATGCACTGAAGACTTCCTGTGCCAGGAACATCATTGGGGTCATCCCCTACTTTCCCTAcagcaaacagagcaaaatGAGGAAGAGGGGCTCCATAGTCTGCAAGCTGCTGGCTTCAATGCTTGCCAAGGCAG GTTTAACACACATTATCACTATGGACCTTCATCAAAAGGAAATCCAAGGCTTCTTCAGCTTTCCAGTAGACAACCTGAGAGCATCCCCTTTTTTGCTTCAGTATATACAGGAAGAA ATTCCAGATTACAGAAATGCAGTTATTGTAGCCAAATCTCCTGGTGCTGCTAAAAG GGCTCAGTCTTACGCTGAGAGGCTGcggctggggctggcagtgatCCATGGAGAGGCTCAGTGCACGGAGCAGGACATGGATGACGGGCGTCACTCGCCTCCCATGCTCAAAAATGCAACTGTGCATCCTGGCTTGGAGCTGCCAT TGATGATGGCCAAGGAGAAACCGCCAATAACTGTGGTTGGAGACGTTGGAGGAAGGATTGCCATCATTGTG GATGACATCATCGATGACGTGGAAAGCTTTGTAGCTGCTGCAGAGATCCTGAAAGAGCGTGGAGCCTACAAGATTTTTGTGATGGCTACTCATGGGCTCCTGTCAGCAGATGCCCCTCGTCTCATAGAGGAATCCTCCATTGATGAG GTGGTAGTGACCAACACTGTTCCTCACGAGGTGCAGAAGCTGCAGTGCCCCAAGATAAAGACTGTGGATATCAGTTTGATCCTCTCGGAAGCCATCCGGCGAATCCACAACGGCGAGTCCATGGCCTATCTCTTCCGCAACATCACTGTCGATGACTAG
- the PRPSAP1 gene encoding phosphoribosyl pyrophosphate synthase-associated protein 1 isoform X4 yields MELLIMAYALKTSCARNIIGVIPYFPYSKQSKMRKRGSIVCKLLASMLAKAGLTHIITMDLHQKEIQGFFSFPVDNLRASPFLLQYIQEEIPDYRNAVIVAKSPGAAKRAQSYAERLRLGLAVIHGEAQCTEQDMDDGRHSPPMLKNATVHPGLELPLMMAKEKPPITVVGDVGGRIAIIVDDIIDDVESFVAAAEILKERGAYKIFVMATHGLLSADAPRLIEESSIDEVVVTNTVPHEVQKLQCPKIKTVDISLILSEAIRRIHNGESMAYLFRNITVDD; encoded by the exons ATGGAGCTGCTGATCATGGCCTATGCACTGAAGACTTCCTGTGCCAGGAACATCATTGGGGTCATCCCCTACTTTCCCTAcagcaaacagagcaaaatGAGGAAGAGGGGCTCCATAGTCTGCAAGCTGCTGGCTTCAATGCTTGCCAAGGCAG GTTTAACACACATTATCACTATGGACCTTCATCAAAAGGAAATCCAAGGCTTCTTCAGCTTTCCAGTAGACAACCTGAGAGCATCCCCTTTTTTGCTTCAGTATATACAGGAAGAA ATTCCAGATTACAGAAATGCAGTTATTGTAGCCAAATCTCCTGGTGCTGCTAAAAG GGCTCAGTCTTACGCTGAGAGGCTGcggctggggctggcagtgatCCATGGAGAGGCTCAGTGCACGGAGCAGGACATGGATGACGGGCGTCACTCGCCTCCCATGCTCAAAAATGCAACTGTGCATCCTGGCTTGGAGCTGCCAT TGATGATGGCCAAGGAGAAACCGCCAATAACTGTGGTTGGAGACGTTGGAGGAAGGATTGCCATCATTGTG GATGACATCATCGATGACGTGGAAAGCTTTGTAGCTGCTGCAGAGATCCTGAAAGAGCGTGGAGCCTACAAGATTTTTGTGATGGCTACTCATGGGCTCCTGTCAGCAGATGCCCCTCGTCTCATAGAGGAATCCTCCATTGATGAG GTGGTAGTGACCAACACTGTTCCTCACGAGGTGCAGAAGCTGCAGTGCCCCAAGATAAAGACTGTGGATATCAGTTTGATCCTCTCGGAAGCCATCCGGCGAATCCACAACGGCGAGTCCATGGCCTATCTCTTCCGCAACATCACTGTCGATGACTAG